A genomic window from Camelus ferus isolate YT-003-E chromosome 9, BCGSAC_Cfer_1.0, whole genome shotgun sequence includes:
- the BCAS2 gene encoding pre-mRNA-splicing factor SPF27, whose amino-acid sequence MAGTGLVAGEVVVDALPYFDQGYEAPGVREAAAALVEEETRRYRPTKNYLSYLTAPDYSAFETDIMRNEFERLAARQPIELLSMKRYELPAPSSGQKNDITAWQECVNNSMAQLEHQAVRIENLELMSQHGCNAWKVYNENLVHMIEHAQKELQKLRKHIQDLNWQRKNMQLTAGSKLREMESTWVSLVSKNYEIERTIVQLENELFQMKQQHGEANKENIRQDF is encoded by the exons ATGGCGGGCACCGGTTTGGTGGCTGGAGAGGTTGTGGTGGATGCGCTGCCGTATTTTGACCAGGGTTATGAAGCTCCTGGTGTTCGAGAAGCG GCTGCGGCGCTGGTGGAGGAGGAAACTCGCAGATACCGACCTACTAAGAACTACCTGAGCTACCTGACAGCCCCAGATTATTCCGCTTTCGAA ACTGACATAATGAGAAATGAATTTGAAAGATTGGCTGCTCGACAACCAATTGAATTGCTCAGTATGAAACG ATATGAACTTCCGGCCCCTTCCTCGGGTCAGAAAAATGACATTACTGCATGGCAAGAGTGTGTAAACAATTCTATGGCCCAGTTAGAGCATCAAGCGGTTCGAATTGAGAACCTGGAACTAATGTCACAGCATGGATGCAATGCCTGGAAAGTATATAATGA gAATCTAGTTCATATGATTGAACACGCACAGAAGGAGCTCCAGAAGTTAAG gaaacATATTCAAGATTTAAACTGGCAGCGAAAGAACATGCAACTCACAGCTGGATCTAAATTAAGAGAAATGGAATCAAC ttggGTATCCCTGGTCAGTAAGAATTATGAGATTGAAAGGACTATTgtacaattagaaaatgaactgTTTCAAATGAAGCAGCAGCATGGAGaggcaaacaaagaaaacatacgGCAAGACTTCTGA